The nucleotide window AGCCGACCCGCTCCTCGGCGCCGGCGGCAGAGTCCCCTGCGGACGGTGTCTGCAGGTCGGTCCGCATGGAGGCGAAGAACGGGCGGGTCAGCTCGTCTGCGAACCCGGAGTCGCGTGCGGTGCGGGCGAAGGCGTGGATGATGGGGTTGCTGCTGTAGCCCAGGCGCATCCCGCTCTCGGTGTCCGCTTCGAGTTGGTCGAGCATCCGATGCTGCTGTTCGGCGGGGATGCCCGCTTCGGTCGCCACCCCGTCGACGAGCTCGTCCGCCACCCGCACCAATGCGTAGATGTTGCGCACATGGTCCCGGTGGCGAGAGCCGAGCAATCGCGTCGCCAGGCCGAAGGACGTCGAGTAGGCGCCGATGACCGACCGTGAGATCCGGTCCGACACGAGGGAATAGCGTCCGAGTGGCCCCAACCGGTCGAGGTCCCGCTTCATGATCGCCTCCCCTTGAGTGTCTCGATGAGGTCGTCGATGAGCACGGACATCTCCGGACCGATTCCGGCCGGTTCGGTCGCGACGAGTGCCCGCGCATTGTCGGAGAGTTCGTCGATGAGCACGCGCACCTCTCGGTCGGCCCCACACTCGGACAACAGCGATCTCACCTTCGCTCCCTCGCTCTCGCTGAGCTCTCCTGTGCCGAAATGCGGTTCGATGAGCGGCCAGACAGCCGACCCTCTGGCGATGGCGATGAGAGCCGTCTGCTTGCCCTCACGCAGATCCGAATAGGCGTCCTTGCCATGGTCGTCGGGATGGCCGAAGGTCGAGAGCAGATCATCCTGGAGTTGGTAGGACAGTCCGAGCATGGCACCCACCCGGCCGAGAACGGCCTCGACATCGGCGCCGAGACCGGAGATGATCGCGGCGGACCGCAGCGGCAGTTCGAAGGAGTACGTCGCAGTCTTCTGGCGGCTCATCTCCACCACGTCTGCCAGGTCCGCCCCGATGTGCCCGGCACTGAGCGCCACGTCCGTCAGCTCACCGGCCACCGATTCCGTCACGGCCCGATCGAACTGCTCGATCAGTCGCTCACCGGCATCGCCGGGACGGACTTCGCTGAAGACGATCTGCTGCGCAGCCGACAGAAGCAGGTCGCCGATCAGCATCGCCGTGCTGCGTGCCGCCTGCAGCAGGGCTGCATCCGCACTCGGATCGGCCGCGGTGCCGTCGGCAGCCCGCCAGTCCTCGAGCAGCAGACCGATGAAGTTCGGGCGCCCACGGCGCATGAGGTCACCGTCGATGACATCGTCGTGGAGAAGGAAGGCGAAGTGCAGCAGCTCGATGGCTGCCGCAATGCGCAAGGCCCGGGCCCTCGCCGCAAGCGCGCCGTCGATCGCGGCCTCCGGTCCACGCGGTCCCGCCTCGGAACCCGGTCCCGCCTCGAGGCGCGAACCCTCCTCGAGACGCGAACCTTCCTCGAGACGCGAACCCTCCTCGGGACGCGGGCTCTCCTCGGCACGCGGGTCTGCCTCGGTGAGGGACTCAGGGAACGCCGCGGAGGCGAGCGCATCGAAGGCGCCCATGAGCAGTCGCGGTCGCAGCAGCTTTCCGCCGAGCAGAAGGCTCGAAGCACGGTCCCACGCTTCGACGATCGCCGGGCCCAGTGCCGCCACTCGGTCAGCACGGGAGTCGAGCACACGCCGCACCTCGGACTCGATGTCGGCGGTGACGGGGGGTCCGAACCCGACGCCCTCGGCAGTAGTCATCGGTGAGTCCTTCTGTCGATCTGCAGTAACCTCAACGATATACTACACTTTAGGTTAATATATGCACGGAGTTATTCTTCAGCGTTCAAGGGATGAAAATCAGTAAGATGCCGCTATGGAGTCTTCGAGGGCCGCGGGCGTTCACGACCCGATCACAGAGAACATCTACACCGGTTCGCAGACCGGTTTTCCCGACGACCTCATCGACTGCTCCGAACTGTCCGCGCCCGACCGTAAGCAGATCGCTGAGGTCATGAACGCGCTCGCCCGACTGCGTGAGGCCGAACGCGCGCTTTCCGAAGCCTCGCGCAGATTCATGAAGCTCAGCGAGCAGGACATGCGCGCACTGCACTACCTCATCGCCGCCAAGCGTCAGAATGCCGTCGTGACCCCGAAGATGCTGTCGGTCCACATGAACATGTCGGCGGCCTCGGTGACGAAGCTCATCAACCGCCTGGAACGGGAGGGGCACGTGATCAGGAAGCTGCATCCCAGTGATCGCCGCGCATACGCGCTCGACGTCACCGCGAAGACAGCCCGCTCGGCCCGCGAGACCGTCGGACGCACCCAGGCTCGGCGAATCCACGCCGCCGCTGACCTCACCACCGGCGAACGCGATGCCGTCATCCGCTTCCTCGACGGCATGACCGAGGAACTGTCGCTGAGCAACGCCGACTGGACGAAGCAGCTGTGATCGCGACGTCCCCGATGGGCCCCCGCTCCCCGATGGGCCCCCGCTCCAAGGTGGGCCAGCGCAAGGCCCGACGCCCGGAAGAGAGGACCTCTCCTGGCCTCGAGGCGGACCGAGGGATGTGGAGGGTCCGCTCGCTCACCGCGGCCCGGCAGGTGCTGCGCGCCCGCTCCTCGACGACCCAAGCCGGCTTCACCGCGGAGCGGATCCCCCGCGGTCTCTTCCGCGCGCATCCGATCCTCATCTCCGACGGCCCGGCTCATGACCGACAGCGCCGTGAGGTCGCCCGTTTCTTCGCACCGGCGGTCATCGCCGACCGCTACGGTGAGCACATCGCTGCCTCCGCGCAGCGAATCGTCGACGAGGCGGCTGTCACGGGGCGGTGCCGACTCGACGAAGCAGCCCTGAACTTCACGGTTGAGGTGACCTCGAGGGTCGTCGGCCTCACCGAGTCCGACACCGACAGCATGGCCGCGCGTCTCACCGCGTTCTTCCGTCAGCCGCCGGTCGATCTCGCCGCCGAGGATTGGGGTCGCACGAATCGCCAATGGGCGCAGGCGGCGGTCAACGGCATCGTTCCGCTCATCACCTTCTTCGCCCACGACGTCTACCCCGCCATCCGCGCCCACCGTCGTCGGCATCGCGGCGACGTCATCTCCCACCTCCTCGATTCCGGGCACAGCACCGGTGACATCCTCGTCGAGTGCCTCACCTACGGCACCGCGGGGATGGTCACGACCCGCGAGTTCATCGCCATGGCCTGCTGGCACCTGCTCGAGAACGACCCGCTCAGACGCGACTATCTCAGCGCCGACCATCCACGGCGCCTGTCCATCCTCGAGGAGATCATCCGCCTCGAACCCGTCGTCGGCCACCTCTACCGTCGCGCCACCTCGCCGATCGACATCAGCGACGAATACGCACCGGTCACCATCCCCGCCGGCGACCTCATCGATGTCTGCGTCCGTGAGACCAACATCGACGCCGATCACTACGGAGACGACGCCGAGGCGCTCTGCCCGGTTCGGCACGCGGCCGCCCCGGCCGCGGGGCTGACCTTCAGCGACGGCGCCCACAGCTGTCCGGGACAGTCCCTGGCCCTGTACGAGACCGATGCGCTCCTGCACCGTCTCCTCTCCTGCGGTCCCCGACTGCTGACGGAACCCACCGTCGAATGGGACGATCTCATCGAGGGCTACCGGATCCGCAATCTCGATCTCGGTTTCCATGTGAGCGCCCGCCCGGCCCGCGCGGAGCATCGCACGGGCGACTCCGCAGGCACCCGCGCGACCGCGCCTGCCGGACCGTCCGTTGGGCAGGCGAGCCCATGATCGACCATTGGGACTACCTCGGCCTCATGGCCGCCTGCCTGCTCATCACGCTGCCGCTCGAACTCGTGTTCGCGGCCCGCGTCTACCGTCGCTGGCAGATTCTGCTCACCGCACTGATCCCCGTGGTCGTCGTCTTCGCCGTCTGGGACGTCTTCGCCATCGCCCGAGACCACTGGACATATAACCCCCGGTTCGTCACCGGTATCGACCTCGGGGTCCTGCCGCTCGAGGAACTCGTGTTCTTCCTCGTCATCCCGGTCTGTGCGCTGCTGAGCTACGAGGCGGTCGGCACCGTGATCGGCTGGGTCCGGCGACTCGCCGGCGGCGGGACGAAGACCGAACCCCGAACCGAAGTCGCTGTCCCGACGAAGACCGAGCAGCGCTCAACCGAGTCTGATCACCGCCCACCGAATGACGGGGAGGCGCCATGATCCCGGAGTACACCGTGATGACCGCCCTCGGCATGATCGTGGTCGTCGGACTCGAGCTCCTCGTCTTCCGCAGCGGCATCTTCCGCCGCGCGAAGTACTGGGCGGCCTTGGCCATCTGCCTGGGGTTCCAATGCCTCGTCGACGGCTGGCTGACGAAACTGTCCGACCCGATCGTCATCTACAACCCGGACATGTTCCTCGGCATCCGCTTCCCCTTCGACATCCCCATCGAGGACTTCGGGTTCGGCTTCGCCATGATCACCGCGGTGCTCATGCTCTGGCAGTGGAACCTCAACCGAATCCCCGAGGAGGCGGAATGACCCCGCACGATCCGCATGCTCGACAGCTGCCCGCCATCCCCGGACGACACAGCCTGCTGCGCCCGAAGACCGTGACGGTCATCGGCGCCGGAATTGCGGGCCTATCGGCCGCGACGGTTCTGGCCGAACGCGGAGTCGAGGTGACAATCATCGAATCCGGGCCCCGCCTCGGCGGACGTGTCAGTGCCTGGCCGGTGGCAGAGGACAGGACGATGAGCCGGGGATTCCACGCGTTCTTCCGGCAGTACTACAACCTGCGCGACCTGCTCAGCCGCGCTGACCCTGACCTCGATCGTCTCCGACCGATCCCGGACTATCCCCTCATTCGCCGAGGCGGCCCCACCGATTCGTTCGCTTCGATCCCGCGGACTCCACCGCTGAATCTCCTCGGCTTCGTGCTCGCCAGCCCCACTTTCCCGCTGCGGGGCCTGGCGCATGTCGACCTCGGCACAGCTCTGGAACTCATCGACGTCGACTTCCCGGACTCCTTCTGTCGATATGACGGGGAATCGGCGGACGCGTTCCTCGACCGGCTCCGCTTCCCGGAGCAAGCGCGCCACCTCGCCCTCGAGGTCTTTGCGCGGTCCTTCTTCGCACACCCGAGTGACTTCTCCGCCGGTGAGCTCGTTGCCATGTTCCACACCTACTTCGCAGGTTCGGCCGAAGGGCTGCTCTTCGACGTCCCCGACGATGACTACGACACTGCCCTGTGGGCACCGCTCGGAGGATACCTGGACGGACTCGGGGTGCGCATCGAGACGTCGACTGAGGCTCGCGCGATCGGCCGCTCACCCCACAGCTGGAGCGTCGAGACGACTGCGGGGGTCATCGACTCCGATGCGCTTGTCCTCGCCGCCGACCCCGCGAGCACTCGGCGTCTGATCTCCACGATCGAGGCGCACGACGACTCTGCAGTGGCCCTCCTGGCCGGTCGGGAAGGTTCGGCCGGGCGGCAGGAACTGCATGACTGGTTCACCCGTGTCGCCACGCAGCGCAACGCTCCGCCGTTTGCGGTGCTCCGGCTCTGGTTCGCGGAGGCGGTCGCGCCGGACCGGCCCGCGTTCCTGGGCACGAGCGGCTTCGCTCTGCTCGACAACATCTCCGTGCTCGAACGCTTCGAGGCAGGTGCCTGCCGGTGGGCCGAAGAGCACTCGGGATCCGTCGTCGAGCTCCACGCCTATGCCTTGGCCGACCACCTCGCCGAGAACGACTTGGAGGAGAGACTCCTGGCAGATCTGCACGAGGTATATCCGGAGACCAGACGCATCGAAATCCTCCACCGCGAACTCCTCATCGAATCCGATTGCGGGCTCAGCGACACCCGAGCCTGGGTCGACCGGCCGGGCGTCTCCACTCCGCTGCCCGGCCTGGTCCTGGCCGGTGACCACATTCGTTGCGAGCTGCCGGTGGCACTGATGGAACGTGCGGCGACCACCGGGTATCTCGCCGCCAACGAGCTGTTGGGCACATGGCGGGTCGCAGGCACCCCGATCTGGTCTCCGCCGCCGCAGGGGCTGTTGCGGCGCGGTCTGCTCGGGCGGCTGCGAAGAGCGAAGAAGGAAATCAACAGATGAGCAACGCGCATCTCACCCTCGTCTGGTTCCGCGACGACCTGCGCGTCGACGACCACGAGGCCCTGACCGCGGCCCGCGCCGACGGTCAGGTGATCGGCCTCTGGATCAGGGAGTCCCGCAACGACGACGGCCCGGGTCCACGCCCGTTGGGTGGGGCGGCCCGCTGGTGGGCGCACGAGTCGCTGCGCGTCCTGGAGACCGAACTCGCACAGCTCGGTATCCCGCTGCTCTTCGCAGCAGGCTCCGCCGCCGACATCGTCCCGCAGGCGGCTGCGGACCTGGAGGTCGATGCCGTCCGCTGGTCGCGCCGCTATGCACCGGCCTCACGTGACCTCGACGCGCAGATCAAGACGGACCTGGCTGATGCCGGGCGTGATGTGCACTCCCATACCGGCGCGCTGCTCGTCGAACCCTGGACCATCAGCCCGCAGGGCGGAGACTTCTACAAGGTGTTCACGCCTTACTTCAACGCCGTGCGCGATCGCAGCGTCGGCGACGTCCTCCCGGCCCCGCGCAGACAGACCTCTCTGTCGAAGGCGGACCGCCAGACCCTCGACGGGCACTCGTGGGTGTGCGACCTCGACGGCCTCGGCCTTCTCGACGGAACAGACACAGGCTCGGGCGAATTCGCCTCGGCGAAGACCCCGCAGTGGTGGCAGACGACCGTGGCCGAGCACTGGAGCCCCGGGTGTCGAGAGGCGGCCCGAGCGCTGGCGGACGTGAGCGACGGGATCGACGGCTACGCCGATTCGCACGATGTCCCAGCCGACCCCGACAGCACGACCGGCCTGTCTCCGCGACTGCGCTTCGGCGAACTCTCCCCACGGCAGCTGTTGGCCGCGGCCCTGGACCTGCGGGAAGTCAGCGATGATGACCGACAGGCATGGATCCGGCAGCTCTACTGGCGGGAGTTCTCCTGGCACCTGACCTATCACCTGCCGGCCATCGAGTCCGAGCCGATGCGACCGGAATTCGCATCCTTCCCCTATGAGAACGACCCCGAGGCGCTTGAGCATTGGCGCAGCGGTACGACCGGGATTGCCCTCGTCGACGCCGGCATGGCGCAGCTGTGGCAGACCGGGTGGATGCACAATCGAGTGCGGATGGCCACGGCGAGCTTCCTAACAAAGAATCTGCTCATCCACTGGTGGCACGGCGAACAGTGGTTCTGGGACACGCTCGTCGACGCCGATGAGGCCAACAATCCCGTCTCGTGGCAATGGGTCGCCGGGTGCGGAGCCGATGCGGCCCCGTACTTTCGGATCTTCAATCCCGAACGCCAACGTGAGCGTTTCGATCCGAACAGCGAGTACGTGAGCAGGTGGTTGGGCCGCGGTCCGGGCGGTCTCACCCGAACGGAACGTTCACACGGCGATCGCGAGCCGATCGTCGATCTCAAGGCATCGCGCCAGGCGGCGCTGGCAGCCTATGACCGGATGAAGAGCGAGGCGAATTGAGCACGACGAACGGACGCAGAATTCTCCTGGCCGGGTGCGGAGACTTAGGCACGCGGTTGGGATTGCGGCTGGTCGACCAGGGGCACAAGGTGATCGGACTGCGCCGGCGCGTCGCCGAACTGCCCGATGCCTTCGAGACGATCAGCCTGGACCTCTCCCTCCTCGGATCGCCAGAGCGCGGCGGGGCCGACGCCCCGGTCCGCAGCGATCTACGACTGGACGCACTCGACGCGGTCGTCATCACCCTCACTCCGGACGAACCGACTCGGGCCGGATACGAACGGTCCTACCTCCACGGGCTGAGAGGCCTCGCGCGCGTGCTCGAGTCACAGCCGGGCCGAGTCGTCCTCGTCTCCTCCACGCGTGTCCTCGCTGACGACCCGACACGTGTGACCACCGAAGACACTCCGAGCGCCCCGGAGTCCGGGCCGGGTGAGGTGCTCACGGCAGCCGAATCCGAAGCGGGCGAACTCTTCGACCACGTCACGATCGTGCGCCCGGCGGGTATCTACGGACCTGGCCGCACCCGTCTCATCGACTCCGTGCGTCGCGGGCAGCAGTTCAATCATCAGCGGTGGACGAACCGCATCCACCGGGACGATCTGGTTCACGGTCTGGAGCACTTGGCCCTTGACCCGGAACCGCCGAACCTGGTCCATGCCGTCGATTCCCAACCTGCCCAGATGGGCGAGGTCGCCGCCTTCATCGCCGACCGCCTCGGCGTGCCCGTCCCCGACCATATCGAGGACGAGAAGCCGGGCGGCAAACGGATCGACGGAACTCGCTTCCGCGCACTTGTGGGCGAACTCGGCTACCCCACCTACCGGGACGGCTTCTCTTCGATGCTGACGGCAACTGCCTGATCACGAACGAGATCGGGGAACGGTCACGCTCGCACCCGACGGCGCGCCTCGGCGGCGATGTTCTTCGCCATTGCAGGGAAGATGAATCGGTGGAACGGGGCGACGAGGGCCCAGTAGAGGCGGCCGCGCACACCGGTGGGAATGAAGGTCGCTGTCTGGTGGTACTCGCAGCCGTCGGCTGAGTCGGTCAGCGTGAATTCGAGCCACGCATGACCGGAGACCTTCATCTCGGCGCGCAGCAGCAGACGCGAGTTCCGCTCCAGCTGTTCGACCCTCCACCAATCGACGGGATCGCCGATGCGCAGGGAATCGGGCAGCCGTCGACCTCGGTTGAGGCCGGCGCCGCCGACGGCTTTGTCCCAGATTCCGCGGACTTTCCAGGCAAGGGGCCAGGAGTACCAGCCTTGAGCCCCGCCGATGCCCTCGATCACGGGCCACACATCGGCGGCCGAGAGGCCGGTAATCGTTGCCGCGCGTTCGTCGGTGCAGATGCGCCGTCCCGCCCACTGCGGGTCATTCGGCAGCGGGCTGGCCGCCTCGTCGAGCTCTCCGGCATCGGCGTCCCAGTTCGTGTCCACGGCGCCCTCGACTTCGCGACGCAGCGCGAGTCGGACGGCATCGTCGAACCTGATCAGCCCGGATTCTGGCGGTGGGATGACCTCGTCGATCGCATGTGATGTGGCCACCGCGTCTTCTTGAAGGGACTGGACGAGAGGGAGGGTGAGGCGGAACGGCAGCGGTGTCACCAGTCCGACCCAGATACCCGACAGGGTTGGGGCGGGCAGCGGCAGCGCGAGGACATGTCGAGGCTTGAGGCCCGCGACGGCGGCGAAGGTGCGCATCACGTCGGCGTATGTGAGGATCTGGCGCGAACCGATGTCGAAGGACTCATTGACCCGTCCGTCGACGTCAGCGGCGGAGAGAAGATAGTAGAGAGCGTCACGGACCGACAGCGGTTCGACGCGGTTGGCCACCCAGTCCGGTGCCGGCATCCACCTCAGCGTCAGGGCGAGATGGCGGATCATCTCGAACGAGGCGGAGCCGGAGCCGATGATGATGCCGGCGTTGAAGACGATCGCGTCGACCTCGGAGTCAAGCAGAATCCGTCCGACGGTCGCCCGCGAGCGCATGTGTTTGGACAGTTCGCGACCCTCCGGATGGAGTCCTCCGAGGTAGACGACACGGCCCACACCGGACGCGGCGACTTCGTCGGCGAAACGTGTGGCCGCCGCGGACTCGGCGGCTTCGAAGTCCCCGCCAGAGCCCATGGAATGCACAAGATAGTAGGCCGTGTCGATGCCGGTGAGGCTGTCCGACAGTCCACGACCGGAGTCGAGGTCGACGGTTCTCACGTCGACGTCAGCTGCCCATGGAACCTGTTCGAGCTTCTCCGGTCGCCGCACCCCGACCCGGACCTCGTGACCGGCCTGAAGCAGGCGAGGCACGAGGCGACCGCCGATGTACCCGGTCGCCCCAAGCACGAGGACACGACGAGGGCTGCGGGTCTGTCGGATGACTTCGTCACCGAGTGATTCCGAGTGGTGCGGTGTCGAGCGTTTCGTCGGGCGATGCATCCGAGGGTCCTTCCGGCCTGCCGGGATCGGCTGTCATGGACCAACCCTACACATTTTATTAACCCATTGGATACTATCTACCAGCAGAAATCTGATCCTCAGTCCGCCAACGCAGCTCCCACGTCGTATCGAAGGATCGCGGCGATGTTTTCGGACATCGGATCATGACTGAGCCCGATCTCTGCTGAGGACAGAACAGCCTGGGCGATGATGCCTGCCTCTCCCTCTGCCGCCTCGGCGTCGTCGAGCAGCAGGGTCGCCACCGCACCACGTTCGACTGCTTTCGCGACTTCGGTGCGACCTTCGACCGCGCGGTCGTGGGCTTTGCTCTCGGCCAGCCGTTCGGAGTTATCGGCCTCGCGCTCGCCGGCGAGTTTAGTCACGAGTGTGCGCACCGCCACATCGATCGCCTCTTCGGCAGCGTCATCGTCGTTGCCGCCTTCTGATATTTCGTGCAGCAACTCTTCGGCCCTCACCGACAGTTCGGCCTTGACGACAGTTCTGCCCTGCACTTCTCCTGCCAGGACGACGGCGCCCGGAGCATGATCGGTGATCAGTCGGTCGATGAAGTCGGCGACAGCGCGAGCGTTGTCTTTGATGATCTCGTCGACGCGGCGCCGGATCTGGTTGTGTGAGTAAGCTCCTCGCCGCGGCTTGTTGATGTCTTCGTCGTTGTCGCCGGTCACGTGGACCGATTCGTTCTCGGTGCGCTCACGATCCGGGGTCACGCTCAGTTCACGCACGGCCGCTCCATCCTGTCCGGCGATGACGAGAACGACGTCGAACTGCCTGGACTCCTGGCGGAGGTAGGCGCCGAGTTCGGGCACGTCTCCGTAGTGGGCCGCGTCGCCATCTCCCAACGCCGCATCCCAATGTTCGTCCAGCAGAACTCCTTGGGAGTTCGCAACGATGGTCCGACCGTCCGTGTGCACCTCGGTGGGTTCGTCGACGAGGATGATCGCGTCAATGGGCTCGAGGAGCGACTCCTCTGCCCCGCTTTCGGACAGCTGGTCGCGCAGCTCTGACCAGCGCAGACGCAGCTGCGTCTCGGCATCGGCTGACGGAGTACGACCCTCAAGGTAGACGGTGGCATATGGCCCGCCGCTCTCGACGACCCTGCGCAAGTGATTATGGTTCATCCCCTGTTCCTCCTCAGCGTCTGTGGCTGTCTGACTCGCCCCCGCGGGGCTCGCCGCGCTGCGCGCGGTGTTCTCAGCGTGGCATTGTGGGGAGACCGCTGTAAACAGTCTTGACAAACCAGGGTCGGGCGGTTATAGGAAAAGTCTGGCCAGCTTCGGCTTCTGAAGTGACACAATGGGAACATGAACACCGATATAAACACCGAAACGATGATGCGCGCCGTCAGTCAGCAGACTTTTGGAAGCGCCGACGTCCTCGAAATCACCGAGATCCCACGACCGAAGCCCCGCACCAACGAAATCCTTGTGAAAGTCCACGCTGCGGGTCTCAACCCGACCGATTGGAAGCACCGTTCCGGCCACGGCTTCGTCGACGATCTGCCATTGGTGCTCGGCTGGGACGTCTCCGGAGTGGTCGAAGCCGTCGGCATCGGCGTCGCGACGTTCGCGCCCGGAGACGAGGTGTTCGGCATGCTGACGTATCCGTTTGGGCTCGGCTCACACGCCGAATACGTCGCCGCCCCGGCCAGATTCTTCGCGTCGAAACCCCGATCGGTCGACCATGTGCAGGCGGGAGCACTCCCCCTCGCCTCTCTGACCGCTTGGCAGGCGCTCGTCGACAACGCCGGCTTACAGCCCGGACAGCGTGTGCTGATTCACGCGGCCGCAGGCGGCGTCGGGCACATCGCTGTGCAGATCGCGAAATCGCTGGGCGCATACGTGATCGGAACCGCGAGCGCGGAGAAACACGGCTTCTTGCGCGAACTCGGCGCCGATGAGGTCATCGACTACCGTACGGACGACTTCGCCGATCGAGTGCGAGACGTGGACGCGGTGCTCGACACGATCGGCGGTGACACAGCGATGCGCTCCCTGCACACTCTTCGCAAAGGCGGGTGTCTCGTGTCGCTCATCCCCGTCGGCTCCGCTGATCTCTTTCGCGAAGCAGATCAGCTCGGAGTGCGAGCTCTTCGAATGCTCGTGGACTCCTCGCGCAGCACGCTGGAAATCGTCTCCGGGCTCGTCGACGACGGTGCACTGCGTGCCACCATCGCCGGGACTTTCCCACTCTCGAAGGCAGCAGAAGCCCATCGAGAGGGCGAGACCAATCGCACCACCGGCAAACTCGTACTCACTATGGACGAGTAGGCCAAGCGCAATCTGGTCAGTTCCTCAGTCGAAGCGGCACCATGCTCACTGCCGCGACGCAGGGCCCGGCACCTGTGCATCGGTGCCGGGCCCTGCGATCACGGAAGTCAGTAGTGTGCTGGCGGATCGCTCGCGGGGAAGGACTCTTCCTCCCACTCATCGACCAATTCGTCCTCTTTCTCCTTCGACGCGGAATCCGTGCCGGGCATTTCCGCAACGTCATCCCTGGCTCCCTCGGGGGCCGCTTTCGGATCCTTCTCGTCTTCGCTGAAATCGCTCATCACGATCGTCCCTTCTCTATCGAGTGTACGAACCTATGCTGACACTCTTTGATCCAACTGGGTAGGGGGGGTGCGGGCATATTGGCATGAGGCATTACGGGGGTGCCGCTCGGCAGAGGCCCCACGTAGACTGATCACCTATCCGCGCTCTCCAGCGAAAGGTGACCAGAATGTCAACCGACGACAACAGCACCGAAGGCAACACATCAGACAGCATGCGCAAGGCTGCGGAGAACCTCGATCACGAGGCCGGAGGTGCACCGTCATCCGAGTACCTCGATAAGGTCGATCCCGACGACTTCGGCCGCAACGATGAAACCGGCGAGGATGAGGACCGCGACGAGGATGCCGCCTCCGACGATAACGCATCGGCGAACGGTTCTACCTCGACTGATCGCTGACGACCTTCAGAGCATCGTCGGCTCACAACACAGTTTGGGGCGGATAGCACCTGTTTGAACAGGTGCTATCCGCCCCAAACTGTGCCACAAGCCCTCAGAACTTCGGCACGTCGGCGATCAGCGCCCGCGTGTACTCGTGCGACGGATCCTCGAGCACCGAGGCAGTCGGCCCGTAGTCGACGATCTTGCCCTTGTTGAGCACGGCAAGATTGTCCGCGATGTGCCGGGAGAGTGCGATGTTGTGCGTAACGAAGAGCATC belongs to Brevibacterium spongiae and includes:
- a CDS encoding polyprenyl synthetase family protein, which encodes MTTAEGVGFGPPVTADIESEVRRVLDSRADRVAALGPAIVEAWDRASSLLLGGKLLRPRLLMGAFDALASAAFPESLTEADPRAEESPRPEEGSRLEEGSRLEEGSRLEAGPGSEAGPRGPEAAIDGALAARARALRIAAAIELLHFAFLLHDDVIDGDLMRRGRPNFIGLLLEDWRAADGTAADPSADAALLQAARSTAMLIGDLLLSAAQQIVFSEVRPGDAGERLIEQFDRAVTESVAGELTDVALSAGHIGADLADVVEMSRQKTATYSFELPLRSAAIISGLGADVEAVLGRVGAMLGLSYQLQDDLLSTFGHPDDHGKDAYSDLREGKQTALIAIARGSAVWPLIEPHFGTGELSESEGAKVRSLLSECGADREVRVLIDELSDNARALVATEPAGIGPEMSVLIDDLIETLKGRRS
- a CDS encoding MarR family winged helix-turn-helix transcriptional regulator translates to MESSRAAGVHDPITENIYTGSQTGFPDDLIDCSELSAPDRKQIAEVMNALARLREAERALSEASRRFMKLSEQDMRALHYLIAAKRQNAVVTPKMLSVHMNMSAASVTKLINRLEREGHVIRKLHPSDRRAYALDVTAKTARSARETVGRTQARRIHAAADLTTGERDAVIRFLDGMTEELSLSNADWTKQL
- a CDS encoding cytochrome P450; its protein translation is MIATSPMGPRSPMGPRSKVGQRKARRPEERTSPGLEADRGMWRVRSLTAARQVLRARSSTTQAGFTAERIPRGLFRAHPILISDGPAHDRQRREVARFFAPAVIADRYGEHIAASAQRIVDEAAVTGRCRLDEAALNFTVEVTSRVVGLTESDTDSMAARLTAFFRQPPVDLAAEDWGRTNRQWAQAAVNGIVPLITFFAHDVYPAIRAHRRRHRGDVISHLLDSGHSTGDILVECLTYGTAGMVTTREFIAMACWHLLENDPLRRDYLSADHPRRLSILEEIIRLEPVVGHLYRRATSPIDISDEYAPVTIPAGDLIDVCVRETNIDADHYGDDAEALCPVRHAAAPAAGLTFSDGAHSCPGQSLALYETDALLHRLLSCGPRLLTEPTVEWDDLIEGYRIRNLDLGFHVSARPARAEHRTGDSAGTRATAPAGPSVGQASP
- a CDS encoding lycopene cyclase domain-containing protein — protein: MIDHWDYLGLMAACLLITLPLELVFAARVYRRWQILLTALIPVVVVFAVWDVFAIARDHWTYNPRFVTGIDLGVLPLEELVFFLVIPVCALLSYEAVGTVIGWVRRLAGGGTKTEPRTEVAVPTKTEQRSTESDHRPPNDGEAP
- a CDS encoding lycopene cyclase domain-containing protein, producing MIPEYTVMTALGMIVVVGLELLVFRSGIFRRAKYWAALAICLGFQCLVDGWLTKLSDPIVIYNPDMFLGIRFPFDIPIEDFGFGFAMITAVLMLWQWNLNRIPEEAE
- a CDS encoding FAD-dependent oxidoreductase; amino-acid sequence: MTPHDPHARQLPAIPGRHSLLRPKTVTVIGAGIAGLSAATVLAERGVEVTIIESGPRLGGRVSAWPVAEDRTMSRGFHAFFRQYYNLRDLLSRADPDLDRLRPIPDYPLIRRGGPTDSFASIPRTPPLNLLGFVLASPTFPLRGLAHVDLGTALELIDVDFPDSFCRYDGESADAFLDRLRFPEQARHLALEVFARSFFAHPSDFSAGELVAMFHTYFAGSAEGLLFDVPDDDYDTALWAPLGGYLDGLGVRIETSTEARAIGRSPHSWSVETTAGVIDSDALVLAADPASTRRLISTIEAHDDSAVALLAGREGSAGRQELHDWFTRVATQRNAPPFAVLRLWFAEAVAPDRPAFLGTSGFALLDNISVLERFEAGACRWAEEHSGSVVELHAYALADHLAENDLEERLLADLHEVYPETRRIEILHRELLIESDCGLSDTRAWVDRPGVSTPLPGLVLAGDHIRCELPVALMERAATTGYLAANELLGTWRVAGTPIWSPPPQGLLRRGLLGRLRRAKKEINR
- a CDS encoding cryptochrome/photolyase family protein translates to MSNAHLTLVWFRDDLRVDDHEALTAARADGQVIGLWIRESRNDDGPGPRPLGGAARWWAHESLRVLETELAQLGIPLLFAAGSAADIVPQAAADLEVDAVRWSRRYAPASRDLDAQIKTDLADAGRDVHSHTGALLVEPWTISPQGGDFYKVFTPYFNAVRDRSVGDVLPAPRRQTSLSKADRQTLDGHSWVCDLDGLGLLDGTDTGSGEFASAKTPQWWQTTVAEHWSPGCREAARALADVSDGIDGYADSHDVPADPDSTTGLSPRLRFGELSPRQLLAAALDLREVSDDDRQAWIRQLYWREFSWHLTYHLPAIESEPMRPEFASFPYENDPEALEHWRSGTTGIALVDAGMAQLWQTGWMHNRVRMATASFLTKNLLIHWWHGEQWFWDTLVDADEANNPVSWQWVAGCGADAAPYFRIFNPERQRERFDPNSEYVSRWLGRGPGGLTRTERSHGDREPIVDLKASRQAALAAYDRMKSEAN